One Salminus brasiliensis chromosome 5, fSalBra1.hap2, whole genome shotgun sequence DNA segment encodes these proteins:
- the tubb6 gene encoding tubulin, beta 6 class V isoform X2: protein MDSVRSGTFGQLFRPDNFIFGQTGAGNNWAKGHYTEGAELVDSVLDVVRKECEHCDCLQGFQLTHSLGGGTGSGMGTLLISKIREEYPDRIMNTFSVMPSPKVSDTVVEPYNATLSVHQLVENTDETYCIDNEALYDICFRTLKLTTPTYGDLNHLVSATMSGVTTSLRFPGQLNADLRKLAVNMVPFPRLHFFMPGFAPLTARGSQQYRALTVPELTQQMFDAKNMMAACDPRHGRYLTVATVFRGPMSMKEVDEQMLAIQNKNSSYFVEWIPNNVKVAVCDIPPRGLKMASTFIGNSTAIQELFKRISEQFSAMFRRKAFLHWFTGEGMDEMEFTEAESNMNDLVSEYQQYQEATANDGEDAFEEDEEEVNE, encoded by the coding sequence GACAGACAGGTGCTGGGAACAACTGGGCCAAGGGCCACTACACTGAGGGTGCAGAGCTTGTGGATTCGGTTCTGGACGTCGTGAGGAAAGAGTGTGAGCACTGTGATTGCCTCCAGGGCTTccagctcacacactcactgggTGGAGGCACCGGCTCAGGCATGGGCACCCTCCTGATCAGCAAGATCCGCGAGGAGTATCCAGATCGCATCATGAACACCTTCAGTGTCATGCCTTCCCCTAAAGTGTCTGACACCGTGGTGGAGCCCTACAACGCCACGCTATCAGTGCACCAGCTGGTGGAGAACACAGATGAGACCTACTGTATCGACAACGAGGCACTTTACGACATTTGCTTCCGCACTTTAAAGCTAACCACACCCACTTACGGTGATCTCAACCACCTGGTCTCAGCCACTATGAGCGGGGTTACCACGTCCTTGCGCTTCCCAGGCCAACTAAACGCAGATCTGCGCAAGCTAGCTGTCAACATGGTCCCCTTCCCTCGCCTCCACTTCTTTATGCCTGGTTTTGCGCCCCTGACCGCAAGAGGAAGCCAGCAGTACCGTGCTCTCACCGTTCCAGAGCTTACCCAGCAGATGTTTGATGCCAAAAACATGATGGCCGCCTGCGACCCGCGCCACGGCCGCTACCTCACTGTGGCGACCGTCTTCCGTGGCCCCATGTCCATGAAGGAGGTGGACGAGCAGATGCTGGCCATCCAGAACAAGAACAGCAGCTACTTTGTGGAATGGATTCCCAACAACGTCAAAGTAGCGGTCTGCGACATCCCACCCAGGGGCCTGAAGATGGCCTCCACCTTCATCGGCAACAGCACGGCCATCCAGGAGCTCTTCAAGCGCATCTCTGAGCAGTTCTCCGCCATGTTCCGCCGCAAGGCCTTCCTGCACTGGTTCACAGGAGAGGGCATGGACGAGATGGAGTTCACTGAGGCCGAGAGCAACATGAATGACCTGGTGTCCGAGTACCAGCAGTACCAGGAGGCCACAGCCAATGATGGAGAAGATGCGTTCGAGGAAGACGAAGAGGAAGTCAACGAGTAA